The sequence ATTTTTTCCCTTCATCAAATTACTCTTTATTGTTGATAATAAAGAGATTTTTATAGTTTTGTTTAGTACGGTAATTTGTGACAACTAAAATAGTTTTATTTTTAGGTTTGAAATTATAGAAAGAACGAACTCCAAATTTTTGTTTTTCAGCCAAAACAACAACTAAATCGGAATGACTTGCAAAATAATTTTTAGCATATCCTTCTTGAATTTCTGGAGTTGTTAAATTTCCTTCATCGTCAATTCCATTGACTCCTAAAAAAGCGATTTGAAAAGTTAAGTTTTCATATTTACTTAAATCATGACTTACTGTTGATAAAGTACGTTTTTTTAAAAAACCACCTATTACATTAACATTTTCAAATCCCATTTCAATTGCATGCATTGCATTAA comes from Mycoplasma iguanae and encodes:
- a CDS encoding DeoR/GlpR family DNA-binding transcription regulator translates to MTILLENKIKEFIKSHKVIKPSEIEEEFKLSKSTTRRLLIKLGNEGFIKRNFGEVIYNEVQIHTDKLTVEEIDKNKAVKLSLASTAAVLAKDYKHVFVDAGSTCYYLLEKLNKSINLYTNSIFNAMHAIEMGFENVNVIGGFLKKRTLSTVSHDLSKYENLTFQIAFLGVNGIDDEGNLTTPEIQEGYAKNYFASHSDLVVVLAEKQKFGVRSFYNFKPKNKTILVVTNYRTKQNYKNLFIINNKE